The following are from one region of the Silene latifolia isolate original U9 population chromosome 9, ASM4854445v1, whole genome shotgun sequence genome:
- the LOC141598630 gene encoding putative nucleoredoxin 1, translated as MADEISINNECHDLNALFSSEGRDFLIRNNGDKVEIKALSGKIVGLYFSASWCPPCRGFTPKLIETYKELSSKGDFEVVFVSADRDEESFNGYFSKMPWLAIPFSDSTVKDGLDAKFNVMGIPHLVILNGEGKVLTNAGVELVMEHQAEAYPFTPERINQLKEEEEAAKRNQNLKSLLVSSTRDYLVSSDGCQTSVANLEGNTVGLYFYVGADEDCVEFTPKLVNVYNKVKENGEKFEVVLIYLDERDEDGFKEELSKMPWLALPFKDIKIEKLARYFELRSIPTLVIIGPDGKTQNLDVVELIQEHGVTAYPFTPNKLAELAEIEKAKLESQTLESILVSGEKDYVIDKTGSKVPVSQLVGKHVLIYFSAHWCPPCRGFTPKLVETYNEMKAKGNAIEVIFASSDQDQSSFDEYYSEMPWLALPFGDERKALLSRKFKVRGIPCLVAIGPEGKTITTETRHLIDTHGSDAFPFTEDHIEDLKQKLEDIAKGWPEKVKHELHEHELVKVRRNGYYCDECTTPGNGWSFWCEECDYDLDPKCALANSKEVEEEDAKGETKEGYICEGDVCRKI; from the exons ATGGCTGATGAAATTTCAATTAACAATGAATGTCATGATTTGAATGCTCTTTTTTCTTCTGAGGGTCGAGATTTCCTCATCCGTAACAATGGTGATAAG GTTGAAATCAAAGCTCTGAGTGGGAAAATTGTGGGTTTGTATTTCTCTGCCTCATGGTGTCCACCTTGCCGTGGCTTCACCCCGAAATTAATCGAGACCTACAAAGAGCTCTCCTCAAAAGGGGACTTTGAAGTCGTCTTTGTTTCAGCAGatagagatgaagaatctttcaATGGCTACTTTTCAAAGATGCCATGGCTTGCAATTCCGTTCTCTGATTCAACCGTGAAAGATGGCCTCGATGCAAAATTCAATGTGATGGGGATTCCTCATCTTGTGATTCTTAACGGAGAAGGGAAAGTCCTGACTAATGCAGGGGTGGAATTGGTCATGGAACATCAGGCTGAGGCGTACCCATTTACCCCGGAAAGAATTAATCAATtgaaggaggaagaagaggcaGCAAAGAGAAACCAAAATTTGAAGTCTCTTTTGGTTTCTAGCACCCGAGATTATTTGGTTTCAAGTGATGGAT GCCAA ACTTCTGTTGCCAATCTTGAAGGAAATACTGTCGGCCTCTACTTCTATGTTGGCGCCGATGAAGACTGCGTGGAGTTCACACCAAAACTAGTGAATGTTTACAACAAGGTAAAAGAAAATGGCGAGAAATTTGAGGTGGTGTTGATCTACTTGGATGAGAGGGATGAAGATGGATTTAAAGAGGAGCTTTCCAAAATGCCATGGCTTGCTTTGCCGTTCAAGGACATTAAGATTGAAAAGCTTGCCCGTTACTTTGAACTCCGCAGTATCCCCACCCTGGTCATAATTGGCCCAGATGGAAAGACTCAGAATCTTGATGTGGTAGAACTAATACAGGAGCATGGCGTCACTGCTTATCCTTTCACTCCGAATAAGCTTGCTGAGCTGGCAGAGATCGAAAAAGCCAAACTCGAGTCACAAACTCTCGAATCCATTCTGGTTTCAGGAGAAAAGGACTATGTCATTGACAAAACTGGCTCTAAG GTGCCCGTGTCTCAGCTTGTTGGAAAACACGTGCTTATTTATTTCTCCGCTCATTGGTGTCCTCCATGTCGTGGTTTTACACCAAAGCTTGTCGAGACATACAATGAAATGAAGGCAAAGGGAAACGCAATTGAGGTCATTTTTGCGTCCAGCGATCAAGATCAATCCTCATTTGATGAATACTACTCTGAGATGCCATGGTTAGCCCTACCATTTGGCGATGAGAGGAAGGCGCTCTTATCCCGTAAATTCAAAGTAAGGGGCATCCCATGCCTTGTGGCTATTGGACCCGAAGGTAAAACTATTACAACTGAAACCCGACACCTTATAGATACTCATGGTTCAGATGCATTTCCATTCACCGAAGATCACATAGAGGATTTGAAGCAGAAACTCGAGGATATTGCAAAGGGGTGGCCTGAGAAAGTGAAACACGAACTCCATGAACACGAGTTGGTGAAGGTGCGTAGAAATGGCTACTATTGTGACGAGTGTACTACTCCTGGGAATGGCTGGTCTTTCTGGTGTGAGGAGTGTGATTACGATCTTGACCCAAAATGTGCTTTGGCAAACTCTAAGGAAGTGGAAGAAGAAGACGCCAAAGGCGAGACCAAGGAAGGCTATATCTGCGAAGGTGACGTTTGTCGTAAAATTTAA
- the LOC141598628 gene encoding putative nucleoredoxin 1-2, with amino-acid sequence MADENSTNNECHDLNALFSSEGSDFLIRNNGDKVPVSQLVGKHVLIYFSAHWCPPCRGFTPKLVETYNEMKAKGYAIEVIFVSSDRDQSSFDEYYSEMPWLALPFGDERKALLSRKFKVKGIPCLVAIGPEGKTITTETRHLIDTHGSDAFPFTEDHIEDLKQKLEDIAKGWPEKVKHELHEHELVKVRRNGYYCDECTTPGNGWSFWCEECDYDLDPKCALANSKEVEEDAKGETKEGYICEGDVCRKI; translated from the exons ATGGCTGATGAAAATTCAACTAACAATGAATGTCATGATTTGAATGCTCTTTTTTCTTCCGAGGGTAGCGATTTTCTCATCCGTAACAATGGTGACAAG GTGCCCGTGTCGCAGCTTGTTGGAAAACACGTGCTTATTTATTTCTCCGCTCATTGGTGTCCTCCATGTCGTGGTTTTACACCAAAGCTTGTCGAGACATACAATGAAATGAAGGCAAAGGGATACGCAATTGAGGTCATTTTTGTGTCTAGTGATCGAGACCAATCCTCATTTGATGAATATTACTCTGAGATGCCATGGTTAGCCCTACCATTCGGCGATGAGAGGAAAGCGCTCTTATCCCGTAAATTCAAAGTGAAGGGCATCCCATGCCTTGTGGCTATTGGACCCGAAGGTAAAACTATTACAACTGAAACCCGACACCTTATAGATACTCATGGTTCAGATGCATTTCCATTCACCGAAGATCACATAGAGGATTTGAAACAGAAACTCGAGGATATTGCAAAGGGGTGGCCTGAGAAAGTGAAACACGAACTCCATGAACACGAGTTGGTGAAGGTGCGTAGAAATGGCTACTATTGTGACGAGTGTACTACTCCTGGGAATGGCTGGTCTTTCTGGTGTGAGGAGTGTGATTATGATCTTGACCCGAAATGTGCTTTGGCAAACTCTAAGGAAGTGGAAGAAGATGCCAAAGGCGAGACCAAGGAAGGCTATATCTGTGAAGGTGACGTTTGTCGTAAAATTTAA